A window of Ranitomeya variabilis isolate aRanVar5 chromosome 2, aRanVar5.hap1, whole genome shotgun sequence contains these coding sequences:
- the AP1S3 gene encoding AP-1 complex subunit sigma-3 codes for MIRFLLLFSRQGKLRLQKWYITLTEKEKRKITRELMHIILTRSPKTSSFVDWKDLKLVYKRYASLYFCCAIEDQDNELLTLEIVHRLVELLDKYFGNVCELDIIFNFEKAYFILDEFLMGGEIQETSKESVVRAIEDSDMLQETMEEYMNKPTF; via the exons ATTCGATTCCTCCTTCTGTTCAGCCGGCAAGGGAAGTTGAGACTGCAGAAATGGTATATAACCCTGACCGAGAAAGAGAAACGCAAGATAACACGGGAGCTGATGCACATAATTCTGACCCGGAGCCCTAAGACCAGCAGCTTTGTGGACTGGAAGGATTTAAAACTTGTATACAAGAG GTATGCCAGCCTGTACTTCTGCTGTGCCATAGAAGATCAAGATAATGAGCTGCTGACGTTGGAGATTGTTCATAGGCTTGTGGAGCTGCTCGATAAATACTTTGGAAAT GTCTGTGAGCTGGACATCATTTTTAACTTTGAGAAGGCATACTTCATACTGGATGAGTTTCTCATGGGAGGTGAAATTCAGGAGACCTCCAAAGAGTCTGTAGTGAGGGCCATTGAGGATTCGGATATGTTACAAGAG acaatGGAAGAATATATGAACAAACCAACGTTTTAA